Proteins from one Aythya fuligula isolate bAytFul2 chromosome 11, bAytFul2.pri, whole genome shotgun sequence genomic window:
- the FOXB1 gene encoding forkhead box protein B1, translated as MPRPGRNTYSDQKPPYSYISLTAMAIQSSPEKMLPLSEIYKFIMDRFPYYRENTQRWQNSLRHNLSFNDCFIKIPRRPDQPGKGSFWALHPSCGDMFENGSFLRRRKRFKVVKSDHLAPSKPADAAQYLQQQAKLRLSALAATGTHLPQMSTYNLGVSQPSSFKHPFAIENIIAREYKMPGGLAFSTMQPMPAAYPLPNQLTTVGSSIGTGWPHMYGSGMIDTATPISMASGEYGAYGVPIKPLCHGGQTLPAIPVPIKPTPAAVPALPALPAPIPTILSNSPPSLSPTSSQTATSQSSPATPSETLTSPAPALHSVAVH; from the coding sequence ATGCCTCGCCCGGGCAGAAACACGTACAGCGACCAGAAGCCTCCCTACTCCTACATCTCCCTGACCGCCATGGCGATCCAGAGCTCCCCGGAGAAGATGCTGCCCCTGAGCGAGATCTACAAGTTCATCATGGACCGGTTCCCCTACTACCGGGAGAACACGCAGCGCTGGCAGAACTCCCTGCGCCACAACCTCTCCTTCAACGACTGCTTCATCAAGATCCCGCGCCGCCCCGACCAGCCGGGCAAGGGCAGCTTCTGGGCGCTGCACCCCAGCTGCGGGGACATGTTCGAGAACGGCAGCTTCCTGCGGCGCCGCAAGCGCTTCAAGGTGGTCAAGTCGGACCACCTGGCCCCCAGCAAGCCGGCCGACGCGGCGCagtacctgcagcagcaggcgaAGCTGCGGCTCAGCGCCCTGGCCGCCACGGGCACCCACCTGCCCCAGATGTCCACCTACAACCTCGGCGTGTCGCAGCCGTCCAGCTTCAAGCACCCCTTCGCCATCGAGAACATCATCGCCCGAGAGTACAAGATGCCCGGGGGGCTCGCCTTTTCCACCATGCAGCCCATGCCGGCCGCCTACCCGCTCCCCAACCAGTTGACTACGGTGGGCAGCTCCATCGGCACGGGCTGGCCCCACATGTACGGCTCCGGCATGATCGACACCGCCACCCCCATCTCCATGGCCAGCGGCGAGTACGGCGCCTACGGCGTGCCCATCAAGCCGCTCTGCCACGGGGGGCAGACTTTGCCggccatccccgtccccatcaaGCCGACCCCCGCCGCGGTGCCGGCCCTGCCCGCCCTGCCCGCGCCCATCCCCACCATCCTCTCGAACTCGCCGCCCTCCCTCAGCCCCACGTCCTCGCAGACGGCCACCAGCCAGAGCAGCCCGGCCACCCCCAGCGAGACTCTGACCAGCCCGGCGCCCGCCCTGCACTCGGTGGCCGTGCACTGA